Genomic DNA from Magnolia sinica isolate HGM2019 chromosome 4, MsV1, whole genome shotgun sequence:
atgttggggattcaatcaccactgtttccagtggtgcgGCTAAGATTTgagcatgcttcatttttgggatcatgccctaaaatgagctttgaaaatggttggacggtgtggatttaaggcacgtaCATGACTGTGAGCCCCGCAGTCAGGGGTCCCAGGGTCCACCACCTAGGTGGACCCCGTGCCTCACCTGATACTGCCGAGCGTCGGTAGGCAATCCGTGTCCACTCGTCGATCCATGCTTTTACCAAAATCACCCAATAGGAACCCCCCACGCGTCAGAAGCTCGTAAGTCCAAAGCCAGACGCTCCCATCTCTGCAAACCGTCGATTACGCTTCCCGTCTCCCGAAAGTACGCTTTCGATCAACGCCACGTCACCAATCCGTGACTCCCACCAACATCCAATAAGAGCCCATCCGCATCCTctataaattaagaaacaaaacgGAAACACCTTCAAGTCTCATCTTCCAAAGAAATATCCAATCTCTTCCCTCTCTTCCATTCCTCATCTTATTTACGATCCTGCAATTCCATGGCGCCCAAGGCCGAGAAGAAACCCGCGGAGAAGAAGCCGGCCTCTGAGAAGGCAGCAGAAGAGAAGAAAGCTGAGAAAGCTCCTGCCGAGAAGAAGCCCAAGGCCGAGAAGCGACTTCCCAAAGAAGGCGGTGGGGCGAGCGgagacaagaagaagaagaagcgatCGAAGAAGAACGTAGAGACGTACAAGATCTACATCTTCAAGGTCTTGAAGCAGGTCCATCCCGACATTGGCATTTCCAGCAAGGCCATGGGGATCATGAACAGCTTCATCAACGACATCTTCGAGAAGCTTGCTCAGGAATCTTCCAAGCTGGCTCGCTACAACAAGAAGCCCACCATAACTTCGCGGGAGATTCAGACGTCTGTTCGTCTCGTTCTGCCAGGAGAGCTGGCCAAGCATGCCGTGTCTGAAGGCACCAAGGCTGTTACGAAATTCACCAGCTCTTGAAGATGCGGGGATGCTGCTGATGGCATGAATGTAATCGCTGGCGTTTTTTAGGggtagatccatatggagaattAGGGTTTCCTTGTTTGTAGCTTTTTTGGTTTTCCTTTTTACTGATGTTTTGTTGTTCATATGGCGAATTTTTCAAATCTGAAATAGAAATGCTTTTTCTTCGATCCATATCTTCTGACTTTTCTTGATTATTGTGTTTGTCATGTGTTTCTCGGTATTTGCTAACGTGCGCTGGTTGGTGCTTCTCCGCCCCCCTTCCCCTTTTTCTATTGACTTaaaggtagggctgaaagtcggtcgGGTTCAACCTCACCGACCCGTGACCAACCTGACATTGggtttgggctagggttgaggCCTTTGCCtgaccgaacccgaacccgatctctATATAAGTTATAGATTGTAATTGAATGCGGATTGTCTGTGTTGAAtccgtctgtgttgaaggcacaggaaatttcAATGCCTTTGGGTCTCATTAGTGCGGGTCGTTACGTCATTTACgttgactcaagctaacaagatacacggATTTCTCTCCCAGATGGATTGCGTGCTACGCAACCTTTGAAACTTTGAAAGGAGTAATTGTCTTCTATTTTTAGCATTTTTTGTttggaaaaaatgaagttctttaccataaataactatatataattaataaaattatatgtaaaaaaaataagatgtctattgaaattgaaatatggtagactaatataataataaaaatatcaacATGTATCTGACAACCTGAAGGAGCTgcttgggttggacttgggttgaTAATTTTCAATCTGAGGTTGGGTTTGAGTTGAATTAGGGTTGAAGTATAGGAACCTTGGATTGGGCTAGGTTGAGCACCAACGTCACcaaacccacccgactttcagcccccAGTGGAAGTCTCTTCTTCTTGTCTGTGGAGTTTCTCTGGCGGGATTCTGCGATTttggtttttcattttcaaaatgcGGTTCCGCCACTTTGAATCTGATCGGACACCATCTTAGCCGTTCGTTGGGATAAAACATGTCAAGAAGCGTGACAATGTACTTCGAGGCGCACCACGACGAGGATTATGCTCGTCTGGTCATTAGGTGGGCCGGACCTGTACTCTGGGCCTTGCATTGGTGGTCCATTGATTTCAGTGGTGCCCATCGTTTCGCATGGATGGAAATTCCTGCGGTAAAGGTTGTCCTGGATGCCTCGCATAAATCAGCAAGGAGATATTCGACTTGGAAAGTAACATTTACAACATCGGTCCTTTTGCATGTGCTTGTTGTGCGGGAAAatctgtgggctccacattatgcatgtgttttatgcacgcCGTTCGTCCATTTTGCTGGGCAGAGGCTAAAACATGAGGCAGAGTTAAACCTAAGATTTATTTATAACTTATTTACAACTTGTAAGTCACTTTTAAGTAAAATTGCGACGAAACTTTAAGGGTTGGGGGTGAGAAGTAACTTCCCTCTAAGTGACTTGCACGCCAATGGTTTGATTTTtaaaatgagaggaaaaaaaaGGGGAAACATACCTCCGTTACAACAAAGCTCCAGACATTGAAGCTTCGGTAagtgcgctctctctctctctcaaattagGGCTGTTATGTGCCTCTTTTTCCCTCTTACTGTTTGCAGTCGGGGTTACaagtttttttaaattattttttacttttatttgtggTTGGTCGGATTCAATGGGGCCGTGATAGTGGGGTCTACCctatggcctgtttggatgcctgtaaattctttttaagttgtaagtaacTTACATGTAAATCACGGACGAGTGAAAGTTATTTATAAGCAATCTGTTTAGATATAAATTGTAAGttatttgtaaatttttttgaTTGGGTAATATGTAAGTTATAGGTAAAAAGTTGTATATTTATATTGAGCAGAACTTAGGTTAGGGAATTGTTCTAAAATATTATTATCGTATAAAAAAGAATGGGATCAAATCTATcattttattaagcccatcaagatgaatatttgaattAATTCTTATAGCCTTATctgagtagggcccaccaagtCAATAGTCTGGATCATAGAGCCATGAATTCTAGTTGTAGCATTTGATCATGTAATCTAACACTATTTTATaatgtttcttctcttttgaattAGTGGGCTCATTTTTATGACTCATTTGAtaattggtttagcttaataatcagcttaaatatttatctaaatgggcttaacaaaataacatatttaatattaagatttttttttttttgtgattataACATTTTGAAACGATTTCATATTTCAAGTTCTGTCTTGTATAAATATACAATTTCTTACATGTAACTAACCTATAAATTATCCAAatttgtaagtgacttacaacttacatctaaATAGGATAAACTGTAAGTAACTTAAAAgaatttataggcatccaaaatAGGCCCtaaggtagaccacactataaaaaattCTAACATTTATTTGCGTGGATTGGAACGAACACAGAAATATCAGCTCGATGCATAACTTTTGTAGATTCGAAGAAGTGTGTAATGAGTACAtggctttggtggatccttgactgtgtggcccaccacagtaAACACtattaaaatgaagcagattcaaatctaaggtggaccacaccacaggaaacgcagtattaaaatgaagcagattcaaatctcaggtggcatcacaccacaggaaacacactattgaaatgaagcagattcaaatctcaggtgggaccacaccacaggaaatacattattaaaaacttcttgggtcctatggaaatgtttatttgccatccaacgtgtaGATTAGGTCACagcgacctggatgaagggaccacacaaatatcagcttgagccaATATTTTTGTTCTCCaaacaagtttttaacggtcaaccaCCGGTgtttgtccacctgagatttggatatgagatcataccttaaaatgaacaagtggattaggtgcgaccctcaccgtggggcccactttgatgtatgtattctatatccactgtccatccgtttt
This window encodes:
- the LOC131243636 gene encoding histone H2B-like, producing the protein MAPKAEKKPAEKKPASEKAAEEKKAEKAPAEKKPKAEKRLPKEGGGASGDKKKKKRSKKNVETYKIYIFKVLKQVHPDIGISSKAMGIMNSFINDIFEKLAQESSKLARYNKKPTITSREIQTSVRLVLPGELAKHAVSEGTKAVTKFTSS